One Trichoderma asperellum chromosome 5, complete sequence genomic region harbors:
- a CDS encoding uncharacterized protein (SECRETED:SignalP(1-23)~CAZy:GH5) translates to MLSTYALSLLVTLASAWTPQSNAKVFGRDTDGVMRWLPGNDKFRGVNLGSQFIIEPWMASDEFSSMGCGGLNDEWSCVQSLGQDAADAAFQKHWDSWITQDDITQMKSLGLNTVRIPVGFWIREDLVQEGEFFPRGGIQYLDRLVGWCNDAGIYVIMDLHAGPGAQFPNQQYTGHGVSQPGFYTEANYERAADFLEWMTERIHTNATYASVGMLEVLNEPVHSGDFPDQAADMVNTYYPLAWNRIRDTESKLGVSDDKRLHIQFMASAWGSGDPTSALPSTDFAAFDDHRYLKWDTSITATKDGYLNAACSDKRADNVIVGEWSISVADNVQDNDELGIKNRSDQADWYQKYWAAQVLAFEKSAGWVFWTWKCNWITGYDDWRWCYQSAVAAGAIPKDAGSAASINPC, encoded by the exons ATGTTGTCTACATATGCCCTTTCGCTTCTGGTAACGTTGGCCAGCGCCTGGACTCCCCAGTCCAATGCAAAGG TCTTCGGCCGAGATACCGATGGCGTTATGAGATGGCTCCCTGGCAACGACAAGTTCCGCGGTGTCAATCTCGGCTCGCAATTCATCATCGAACCATGGATGGCTTCTGACGAGTTCTCAAGCATGGGCTGTGGTGGACTTAATGACGAATGGTCTTGTGTCCAAAGCCTCGGACaggatgctgctgatgccgCCTTCCAGAAGCACTGGGACAGCTGGATCACTCAAGACGACATTACCCAGATGAAAAGTCTGGGGCTTAACACGGTCCGTATCCCAGTTGGCTTCTGGATCCGTGAAGACCTTGTCCAAGAAGGTGAATTCTTCCCCCGAGGTGGTATTCAGTACCTGGACCGTCTAGTCGGATGGTGCAATGATGCAGGTATCTATGTCATAATGGACCTTCACGCCGGCCCTGGAGCGCAGTTCCCTAACCAACAATACACTGGTCAT GGAGTCTCACAGCCAGGGTTCTACACCGAGGCAAACTATGAGCGAGCAGCCGACTTCCTTGAGTGGATGACAGAGCGCATTCACACCAATGCTACCTATGCTTCCGTCGGCATGCTGGAAGTTCTCAACGAGCCTGTCCACTCTGGTGATTTCCCCGACCAAGCTGCTGATATGGTTAATACCTACTACCCTCTTGCCTGGAACCGCATCCGCGACACTGAAAGCAAATTGGGTGTCTCTGACGATAAGCGTCTTCATATCCAATTCATG GCCTCTGCCTGGGGCTCTGGAGACCCAACCAGCGCTCTACCCAGCACCGATTTTGCCGCCTTTGACGATCACCGCTACCTCAAATGGGATACCagcatcaccgccaccaaAGATGGCTATCTAAATGCCGCCTGCAGCGATAAGCGTGCAGACAACGTCATTGTCGGCGAGTGGTCCATCTCCGTCGCCGACAATGTCCAGGACAACGACGAGCTCGGCATCAAGAACCGCTCCGACCAAGCCGACTGGTACCAGAAGTATTGGGCCGCTCAAGTGCTCGCCTTTGAGAAGTCGGCCGGTTGGGTCTTTTGGACGTGGAAGTGCAACTGGATCACTGGGTACGATGACTGGAGGTGGTGTTACCAGTCTGCTGTCGCGGCGGGAGCGATTCCCAAAGACGCCGGCAGCGCGGCTAGCATCAATCCTTGCTAA
- the BBP1 gene encoding Branchpoint-bridging protein (BUSCO:EOG092D3KT6) produces MSWRNQGITGSNNIPLGKARHFGAGEEDGIIEERDLKRGRDPEPRSEADGPRRRKKRNRWGDASENKAAGLMGLPTAILSSMTSEQLEAYTLHLRIEEISQKLRIDDVVPADGDRSPSPPPQYDNHGRRINTREYRYRKRLEDERHKLVERAMKTIPNYHPPQDYRRPTKTQEKVYVPVNDYPEINFIGLLIGPRGNTLKKMENDSGAKIAIRGKGSVKEGKGRSDAAHSSNQEEDLHCLIMADTEEKVNKAKQLIHNVIETAASIPEGQNELKRNQLRELAALNGTLRDDENQACQNCGKIGHRKYDCPERQNFTASIICRVCGNAGHMARDCPDRQRGANWRNDAGGRPAGRIGGGDAVDREMEQLMQELGGGSGAAPAQIEAGPSSNNYNGNSEAKPWQRGPTGGPAPWRSRNQDSNEGGSGGPAPWARDRNRGHDHSNGNGHSNSHGGDNNYYGHNNYESSSSGGGGGGGGAPWHHQAQHGASHNQAPGMGGYPNYAAYGAYGAAPGMGAPPGLPQVGGAGLSAPPGLGPLNALIQQYAGSAPPPPPPSGDAPPPPPSDQPPPPPPPGA; encoded by the exons ATGTCTTGGAGGAATCAGGGAATCACAGGCTCGAACAACATCCCGCTCGGGAAGGCGCGGCATTTTGGCGCTGGCGAGGAAGATGGCATCATCGAAGAACGCGACCTTAAGCGTGGCCGCGATCCTGAACCTCGCAGCGAAGCCGACGGCCCTCGTCGTCGAAAGAAGCGCAATCGATGGGGCGACGCGTCGGAGAACAAGGCTGCCGGCCTTATGGGGCTGCCTACAGCCATTCTCTCATCCATGACGAGCGAGCAGCTTGAGGCCTACACTCTGCATCTTCGGATTGAGGAGATCAGCCAGAAGCTTCGCATCGACGACGTCGTCCCCGCAGATGGTGATCG ATCCCCATCACCACCTCCCCAGTACGACAACCATGGTCGACGTATCAACACTCGAGAATACCGCTATCGCAAACGTCTCGAGGACGAACGCCACAAGCTGGTCGAAAGGGCCATGAAAACTATTCCTAACTACCACCCGCCCCAGGACTACCGCAGGCCTACAAAAACCCAGGAGAAAGTCTACGTGCCTGTTAACGACTACCCGGAGATTAACTTCA TTGGTTTACTCATCGGACCCCGTGGTAACACActaaagaagatggagaatgaCTCTGGTGCCAAGATTGCTATTCGTGGCAAGGGCTCCGTGAAAGAGGGCAAAGGTCGCTCTGATGCAGCTCACTCCAGTAACCAGGAGGAAGATCTTCACTGTTTGATCATGGCAGATACCGAAGAAAAAGTCAACAAGGCGAAGCAGCTCATCCACAACGTCATTGAAACT GCAGCTTCGATCCCCGAAGGTCAAAACGAGCTCAAGCGTAACCAGCTTCGAGAGCTTGCGGCGCTCAACGGAACCCTTCGAGACGATGAAAACCAGGCTTGTCAAAACTGTGGTAAGATTGGACACCGTAAATACGACTGCCCTGAGCGACAAAACTTTACGGCAAGCATCATCTGCCGAGTTTGTGGCAATGCCGGCCACATGGCTAGGGATTGTCCAGACCGCCAGCGAGGCGCCAATTGGCGTAATGACGCGGGCGGTCGCCCTGCAGGTAGGATCGGGGGTGGCGATGCCGTCGACCGTGAAATGGAG CAACTCATGCAGGAActtggcggcggctcagGAGCTGCCCCTGCGCAAATCGAAGCCGGCccaagcagcaacaactaCAACGGGAACAGCGAAGCGAAGCCATGGCAGAGAGGACCAACCGGTGGACCTGCACCCTGGAGATCCCGCAACCAGGATTCTAACGAAGGAGGCAGTGGGGGACCGGCACCTTGGGCTCGTGATCGCAATCGCGGCCATGATCacagcaacggcaacggccATAGCAACAGCCATGGTGGTGACAACAACTACTATGGACACAACAACTACGAATCGTCTTCCtcgggaggaggaggaggaggaggaggagccccTTGGCATCACCAGGCTCAACACGGAGCCTCACACAACCAAGCTCCTGGAATGGGTGGGTATCCCAACTACGCTGCGTATGGCGCATACGGCGCTGCACCGGGTATGGGCGCGCCTCCTGGTCTCCCTCAAGTCGGTGGCGCTGGCCTCTCAGCTCCTCCGGGTCTAGGCCCCTTGAATGCCCTCATCCAGCAGTACGCAGGATctgctcctccgccgccgcctccctcGGGAGATGCTCCCCCACCTCCTCCAAGCGACCAACcccctccgcctcctccccCTGGCGCCTAA
- a CDS encoding uncharacterized protein (EggNog:ENOG41), with protein MWRLVNPVPGRNFALLDKLRDYDTVLMLHQLLQKEEEFKPVSAAQSRRTIWHKPVIGPQSGDCHIPVWAAPGPRSRCLESLAHTPKKRTVSKALPGLAAGQGTPYGEAIKMVGVPGRSKGCVTCRRRKKGCDKNVPSCHQCIRSGLQCGGYGRDLVWVNTTPDGDDTGKAVPLPTRGKSSSTSSTQQRPWSVIYTTRGANHVNTNITLHDSLTRSAREELYFSTLISTALPYGHLLSARASDVLTNGWVSAVKAYYDKEPAIRYASLAMSVGFMGVEERKKQITQSSQMTLQGFEAYNKAILEMVRGLSDSKRSKNDGIIVAARILQFYELFFGKAPDWRAHIEGQLALFLARGPESFVSGQAHQLYVDGRILIVMLSIGRRAKSPLHTPEWRSTPWRDIPKSTKDKLIDILEDVPFMLIAYDELRACQDPERFDELRQIVMLNCQHIATSLDVWEEEAGPILRQFDYTFSGSPLPTPQDDTEFGLVYISGCYWGARLMLYSTLGMTLAHSAGAASPGADSIPSMNGSSPASTAGTASTPATSPGQSSEKSPGPYYSPPQIKMENPGIYARKIAHMVHLLYEPAAGAMQGASGLFPLALALRFFATTEPPGQRSLESEMLYRLYRKPFVGTFVGRFLNDLQGSQQDDEAKRDSEAKAQRNIFWYAVLGSENIVRVGEKTK; from the exons ATGTGGCGCCTTGTAAATCCGGTGCCAGGCC GGAACTTTGCCCTACTTGACAAGCTCCG GGACTA TGATA CCGTGTTGATGCTCCATCAGTTGTtgcagaaggaagaggagttcAAGCCTGTTTCGGCGGCACAGTCCCGGAGGACGATATGGCACAAGCCGGTGATTGGCCCCCAATCTGGCGATTGCCACATTCCGGTGTGGGCTGCGCCGGGGCCCAGAAGCCGATGCCTCGAGAG CCTAGCCCACA CGCCGAAAAAACGCACAGTCAGCAAAGCGCTCCCTGGGCTTGCAGCCGGACAGGGGACTCCCTAC GGGGAGGCGATAAAGATGGTGGGCGTTCCTGGACGATCCAAGGGTTGCGTCACTTGCCGGCGGCGAAAGAAGGGC TGCGATAAAAACGTCCCGTCGTGTCACCAATGCATACGGTCCGGCCTACAATGCGGAGGCTATGGACGAGATCTTGTTTGGGTCAATACCACACCAGACGGCGATGATACCGGCAAGGCTGTGCCATTACCGACTCGAGGGAAAAGCTCATCAACCTCGTCAACTCAACAGCGGCCCTGGAGTGTCATTTACACCACCAGAGGAGCAAACCACGTCAACACCAACATCACTCTCCACGATTCGCTCACTCGATCGGCCCGAGAAGAACTCTACTTCAGCACGCTCATCTCCACAGCACTTCCCTACGGCCATCTACTATCGGCCAGGGCTTCGGACGTATTGACAAACGGATGGGTGTCGGCAGTCAAAGCATATTACGACAAAGAGCCGGCTATTCGATATGCTTCGCTAGCAATGAGCGTGGGCTTTATGGGTGttgaggagaggaagaaacaaaTTACACAATCTAGTCAAATGACTCTTCAGGGCTTTGAAgcctataataaagctatccTCGAAATGGTCCGGGGGTTGAGCGACTCAAAACGATCTAAGAACGACGGCATTATCGTCGCCGCCAGAATATTACAGTTTTACGAG CTATTTTTTGGAAAGGCACCCGACTGGCGCGCTCATATTGAGGGCCAGCTGGCTCTCTTTTTGGCCAGAGGCCCAGAATCTTTCGTATCTGGACAGGCACATCAGCTATATGTTGATGGCCGAATCCTTATT GTCATGTTGTCAATCGGAAGACGGGCCAAATCTCCGCTCCACACACCCGAGTGGCGATCAACTCCATGGCGTGATATCCCCAAGTCGACCAAAGACAAGCTGATCGATATCCTGGAAGATGTCCCATTTATGCTGATCGCCTATGACGAACTTCGCGCCTGTCAGGATCCCGAGCGTTTCGACGAACTACGCCAGATTGTAATGCTGAACTGTCAGCACATTGCAACAAGCTTGGATGTCtgggaagaggaagctggGCCAATTCTCCGTCAGTTCGACTATACGTTTTCCGGCTCTCCTCTACCCACACCCCAAGACGACACTGAGTTTGGGCTTGTGTATATATCGGGATGCTATTGGGGTGCTCGCCTGATGCTGTACAGCACCCTTGGGATGACCTTGGCACATTCAGCCGGAGCTGCAAGCCCGGGGGCTGATAGCATACCATCTATGAACGgcagctctccagcttcgACTGCAGGTACGGCGTCGACGCCAGCCACCTCACCGGGGCAGTCGTCCGAAAAGTCCCCCGGGCCATACTACAGTCCTCCTCAGATAAAGATGGAAAACCCAGGAATCTACGCTCGCAAAATCGCCCACATGGTACACCTCTTGTATGAACCTGCTGCCGGCGCGATGCAAGGCGCCTCGGGTCTTTTCCCCTTGGCCCTTGCGCTGCGTTTCTTTGCAACAACCGAACCTCCCGGTCAAAGGAGCTTGGAGTCTGAAATGCTGTATAGGCTATACCGTAAACCTTTCGTGGGTACTTTTGTTGGACGATTCCTTAATGATCTCCAGGGATCTCAACAAGACGACGAAGCGAAGCGGGACAGCGAAGCCAAGGCGCAGCGGAATATCTTCTGGTATGCTGTCTTAGGCAGTGAAAATATTGTGCGTGttggagagaaaacaaaataa